A single Prevotella sp. E15-22 DNA region contains:
- a CDS encoding NADH-quinone oxidoreductase subunit J: MASIVVFSILAVVILGSALLCVTTKRIMRAATYMLFVLFGVAGLYFLLDYTYLGAAQIAVYAGGVTMIYVFAIQLVSKQTLQGMVEHIKCSRMLQGLLLSVVGLATVAVVFLKNSFISAATTDELPMDQIGTALLGSEKYQYVLPFEFISVFLLACIIGGLVVSRKKED; the protein is encoded by the coding sequence ATGGCTAGTATAGTAGTATTTTCTATTCTCGCTGTTGTCATCCTGGGTTCTGCCCTGTTGTGTGTGACAACAAAGCGAATCATGAGAGCCGCCACCTATATGTTGTTCGTGCTCTTTGGCGTAGCAGGTCTTTACTTCCTGCTCGATTACACCTACCTGGGTGCCGCACAGATTGCCGTTTATGCCGGTGGCGTAACGATGATCTATGTGTTTGCCATCCAGCTGGTAAGCAAGCAGACGCTGCAGGGAATGGTTGAGCACATCAAGTGCTCGCGCATGCTCCAGGGCCTGCTTCTCTCGGTTGTAGGTCTGGCCACCGTAGCTGTTGTCTTCCTGAAGAACAGCTTCATCAGCGCCGCCACCACCGACGAGTTGCCTATGGACCAGATTGGTACCGCCCTGCTGGGTAGCGAAAAGTATCAGTATGTGTTGCCGTTCGAGTTTATCTCAGTATTCCTGCTGGCATGCATCATCGGCGGTTTGGTTGTTTCACGTAAAAAGGAGGATTAA
- the nuoK gene encoding NADH-quinone oxidoreductase subunit NuoK: MVPVECYFVLSALLFFIGVYGFVTRRNLIAMLISIELVLNAVDINFAAFNRLLFPGELEGFFMTLFSIGVSAAESAVAIAIIINVFRNFKSDSVDAITNMKG; the protein is encoded by the coding sequence ATGGTACCTGTAGAATGTTATTTTGTGCTCTCAGCACTCCTGTTCTTCATCGGCGTCTATGGTTTCGTCACCCGTCGCAACCTCATCGCTATGCTCATCTCTATCGAGCTGGTGCTCAATGCCGTTGACATTAACTTCGCAGCGTTCAACCGCCTGCTGTTCCCCGGCGAGCTCGAGGGCTTCTTCATGACCCTCTTCTCGATTGGTGTGAGTGCAGCCGAGAGTGCTGTGGCTATCGCTATTATTATTAATGTGTTCCGCAACTTCAAGAGTGACAGCGTGGACGCTATTACTAACATGAAAGGATAA
- the nuoH gene encoding NADH-quinone oxidoreductase subunit NuoH has translation MFDFSQVTTWFHELLMQTLGLSEFFAILIECVLVGAAILGAYSVIAMILIFMERKVCAYFQCRIGPVRVGPWGLMQVLADVLKMLIKEIFIVDKADKLLYIVAPFLVIIGSVGAFAFLPWNRGAHILDFNVGIFLLTAISSIGVVGIFLAGWGSNNKYSVVSAMRAAVQMISYEMSLCLCLITAVILTGTMQVSGIVESQAGPWGWLIVKGHVPAIIAFLVFLIAGNAEANRGPFDMAEAESELTAGHHTEYSGMGFGFFYLAEFLNLFIIAGIAATVFLGGWAPIQIGVEAFDEVMQYIPGIVWFMGKAFLLVWLLMWIKWTFPRLRIDQILKLEWKYLMPLALINLVLMTVIVAFGLYL, from the coding sequence ATATTTGATTTCTCACAAGTAACCACTTGGTTTCACGAACTGCTTATGCAGACCCTGGGACTGAGCGAGTTCTTTGCGATTCTCATTGAGTGTGTGCTCGTGGGTGCAGCCATCCTGGGTGCCTACTCGGTAATCGCTATGATACTGATTTTCATGGAGCGTAAGGTCTGCGCCTACTTCCAGTGCCGTATCGGCCCGGTTCGCGTAGGACCATGGGGCTTGATGCAGGTGCTGGCCGACGTGCTGAAGATGCTCATCAAGGAGATCTTCATCGTTGATAAGGCCGACAAACTGCTTTATATCGTGGCTCCCTTCCTGGTTATCATCGGTTCGGTTGGCGCTTTCGCCTTCCTGCCCTGGAACCGTGGTGCTCACATCCTCGACTTCAACGTAGGCATCTTCCTGCTCACCGCCATCTCGTCAATTGGCGTCGTAGGCATCTTCCTCGCCGGTTGGGGCTCTAACAACAAGTATTCTGTGGTATCGGCCATGCGTGCCGCCGTTCAGATGATTTCTTACGAGATGTCACTCTGCCTCTGCCTTATCACGGCTGTCATCCTGACAGGCACCATGCAGGTGAGCGGCATCGTCGAGAGTCAGGCCGGTCCTTGGGGATGGCTCATCGTCAAGGGTCACGTGCCCGCCATCATCGCATTCCTGGTGTTCCTTATCGCCGGAAATGCTGAAGCCAACCGCGGCCCGTTCGATATGGCCGAGGCCGAGAGCGAGTTGACAGCCGGTCACCACACCGAGTATTCTGGTATGGGCTTCGGCTTCTTCTACCTGGCCGAGTTCCTCAACCTCTTTATTATTGCCGGCATCGCTGCCACCGTATTCCTGGGCGGCTGGGCACCCATTCAGATTGGTGTCGAGGCCTTCGACGAGGTGATGCAGTATATCCCCGGCATCGTGTGGTTCATGGGTAAGGCCTTCCTGCTGGTTTGGTTGCTCATGTGGATTAAGTGGACGTTCCCCCGTCTGCGTATCGACCAGATTCTGAAGTTAGAGTGGAAGTACCTGATGCCGCTGGCACTTATCAACCTGGTGCTGATGACGGTCATTGTGGCCTTCGGACTGTATCTTTAA
- a CDS encoding NADH-quinone oxidoreductase subunit C yields the protein MKLNHLVFDFDKFAQEMQNLKDKKHFDFLVTIVGEDFGEEEGLGCVYILENTESHERVSVKMLAKVVDGESVIPTVVNIWKGADLLERECFDFLGIKFLGHPDMRRLFLRNDFKGYPLRKDFQATNEYTLEDDNEPDFGLEYSLDRDGRLQKKENKLFASDDYVINIGPQHPSTHGVLRLQTVLNGETVKRVYPHLGYIHRGIEKMWESMTYPQTLALTDRLNYLCAMQQRHALVGVIEEAMEVELTDRIHYIRTIMDELQRLDSHLLFTSCCAQDLGALTAFLYGMRDREHVLNVMEETTGGRLIQNYYRIGGLQDDIDPNFVNNVKELCKYLRPMIKEYMDVFGDNIIAHNRLENVGPMSMADCINYGVTGPAGRASGWKNDVRKNHPYDMYGKVDFEQITLDTCDSMGRYLVHINEMYQSLNIIEQLIDNIPEGDFYVKQKPIIKVPEGQWYFSVEGAAGEFGVYLDSKGDKSPYRMKMRPMGLSLVGALDPMLRGQKIADLVTTGAAIDIVIPDIDR from the coding sequence ATGAAACTGAATCATCTTGTATTTGACTTCGACAAGTTCGCACAGGAGATGCAGAACTTGAAAGACAAGAAGCACTTCGACTTCCTGGTGACCATCGTTGGCGAGGACTTCGGCGAAGAAGAAGGTCTTGGCTGTGTGTATATCCTCGAGAATACCGAGAGTCACGAGCGTGTCAGCGTGAAGATGCTGGCAAAGGTTGTTGATGGCGAGAGCGTCATTCCTACTGTGGTTAACATCTGGAAGGGTGCCGACCTCCTGGAGCGCGAGTGCTTCGATTTCCTCGGCATCAAGTTCCTGGGACATCCCGACATGCGTCGCCTGTTCCTGCGCAACGACTTCAAGGGATACCCCCTTCGCAAGGACTTCCAGGCCACTAACGAGTATACACTTGAGGACGACAACGAGCCCGACTTCGGACTCGAGTATTCGCTTGATCGCGACGGCCGTCTGCAGAAGAAAGAGAACAAGCTTTTCGCTTCCGACGACTACGTCATCAATATCGGTCCTCAGCACCCCTCAACCCATGGTGTGCTCCGCTTGCAGACCGTGCTGAATGGTGAGACCGTGAAGCGCGTTTATCCTCATCTGGGATATATTCATCGTGGCATCGAGAAGATGTGGGAGTCAATGACCTATCCTCAGACGCTGGCTCTGACCGACCGTCTGAACTACCTCTGCGCCATGCAGCAGCGCCACGCGCTGGTGGGCGTCATCGAGGAAGCTATGGAGGTTGAGTTGACCGACCGCATCCACTATATCCGCACCATCATGGACGAGCTTCAGCGTTTGGACAGTCACCTGCTGTTCACCTCATGCTGTGCTCAGGACCTGGGCGCCCTCACCGCCTTCCTTTATGGCATGCGCGACCGTGAGCATGTGCTCAACGTGATGGAGGAGACCACCGGCGGACGCCTCATTCAGAACTATTATAGAATAGGTGGCCTGCAGGACGACATTGATCCTAACTTCGTGAACAACGTGAAGGAACTCTGTAAGTACCTGCGTCCGATGATTAAGGAATACATGGACGTGTTTGGCGATAACATCATCGCCCACAACCGTCTGGAGAATGTAGGTCCTATGTCGATGGCCGACTGTATTAATTATGGTGTGACAGGTCCTGCCGGTCGTGCTTCTGGTTGGAAGAACGACGTTCGCAAGAACCATCCTTACGACATGTATGGTAAGGTGGACTTCGAGCAGATCACCCTCGACACCTGCGACTCTATGGGTCGTTATCTGGTTCACATCAACGAGATGTATCAGAGCTTGAACATCATTGAGCAACTCATCGACAATATCCCCGAGGGTGACTTCTATGTGAAGCAGAAGCCCATCATCAAGGTGCCCGAGGGACAGTGGTACTTCTCTGTCGAGGGTGCTGCAGGTGAGTTTGGCGTATACCTTGATTCAAAGGGCGACAAGAGTCCTTACCGCATGAAGATGCGTCCTATGGGTCTCTCGCTCGTTGGTGCACTCGACCCCATGCTGCGTGGCCAGAAGATTGCCGACCTGGTGACCACTGGTGCAGCTATTGATATTGTTATACCTGACATCGACAGATAA
- the nuoL gene encoding NADH-quinone oxidoreductase subunit L translates to MIYELSYLILLLPLLSFLVLGLAGMKMQHKTAGLIGTCSLSLVTVLSYLTAITYFTAPRTAEGIFQTIVPFNFTWLPLGNLHFDMGILLDPISVMMLVVISTVSLMVHIYSFGYMHGEKGFQRYYAFLSLFTMSMLGLVLATNIFQMYMFWELVGVSSYLLIGFYYPLKPAIAASKKAFIVTRFADMFFLIGILTFGYYTDSFSFSFAGDIVMGQGTTPFIEGNMAKAVAAGGFILPTALVLMFIGGAGKSAMFPLHIWLPDAMEGPTPVSALIHAATMVVAGVFQIARMFPLWIEYAPEAMSIVVWVGVITAFYAAAVACAQSDIKRVLAFSTISQIAFMMVALGVSLPGHHGALLDNHAQLGYMAGMFHLFTHAMFKACLFLGAGCIIHAVHSNEMALMGGLRKYMPITHITFLISCLAIAGIPFFSGFSSKDEIITACMAYSPVVGWIMTGIAAMTAFYMFRLYYGIFWGTENKEAHEHHTPHEAPLTMTLPLIVLCVITVGVGVYSTLAGFLDWGGSFGSFVSAAGTDYTIHFDTQIAATSTVIAILSICLATYIYKGESQPIADRLYKTFPKLHRAAYKRFYQDEIWQYVTHRIIFRCVSTPIAWFDRHIVDGTFNFLAWGANEGGESLRAWQSGDVRKYAVWFLTGTVALTLILLAL, encoded by the coding sequence ATGATCTACGAATTATCTTATTTGATTCTGCTTCTGCCGCTGCTGTCCTTCCTCGTGTTAGGACTGGCTGGCATGAAGATGCAGCACAAGACTGCCGGACTCATCGGCACTTGCTCGCTGTCGCTGGTTACTGTTCTGTCATACCTCACGGCCATCACCTATTTCACGGCCCCCCGTACGGCAGAGGGTATCTTCCAGACCATCGTTCCCTTCAACTTCACATGGCTGCCTCTGGGCAATCTCCACTTCGACATGGGTATCCTTCTGGATCCTATCTCGGTGATGATGCTCGTGGTCATCTCAACCGTGTCGTTGATGGTTCACATCTACTCATTCGGCTATATGCACGGTGAGAAAGGTTTCCAGCGCTACTACGCTTTCCTGAGCCTCTTCACCATGTCAATGCTGGGCCTGGTTTTGGCCACCAACATCTTCCAGATGTACATGTTCTGGGAGCTTGTGGGTGTATCATCTTACCTGCTCATCGGCTTCTACTATCCTTTGAAGCCCGCCATTGCAGCCAGTAAGAAGGCCTTCATCGTGACCCGCTTTGCCGATATGTTCTTCCTGATTGGTATTCTGACCTTCGGCTATTATACCGATTCGTTCAGCTTCTCGTTTGCTGGCGACATCGTGATGGGTCAGGGCACCACACCGTTCATCGAGGGCAATATGGCCAAGGCCGTTGCCGCAGGTGGTTTTATTCTGCCTACGGCTCTGGTGCTGATGTTCATCGGTGGTGCCGGTAAGAGTGCCATGTTCCCCCTGCACATCTGGCTGCCCGATGCCATGGAGGGCCCAACACCTGTATCTGCACTCATCCACGCCGCTACGATGGTGGTGGCCGGTGTGTTCCAGATTGCACGTATGTTCCCCCTCTGGATTGAGTATGCCCCCGAGGCTATGTCGATTGTGGTTTGGGTAGGCGTTATCACCGCCTTCTATGCAGCTGCTGTGGCTTGCGCCCAGAGCGACATCAAGCGTGTGCTGGCCTTCTCGACCATTTCTCAGATTGCCTTCATGATGGTGGCCCTTGGCGTATCGCTGCCCGGTCATCACGGCGCTCTGCTCGACAACCACGCACAGCTGGGTTATATGGCTGGCATGTTCCACCTCTTCACCCACGCTATGTTCAAGGCCTGCCTGTTCCTGGGTGCCGGCTGTATCATCCATGCCGTTCACTCTAACGAGATGGCCCTGATGGGTGGCCTGCGCAAGTATATGCCTATCACCCACATCACCTTCCTCATCTCATGTCTGGCCATTGCCGGTATTCCCTTCTTCTCGGGCTTCAGCTCGAAGGACGAGATTATCACCGCCTGCATGGCCTACAGTCCGGTGGTTGGTTGGATCATGACGGGTATTGCCGCTATGACCGCCTTCTATATGTTCCGCCTGTACTACGGCATCTTCTGGGGTACAGAGAACAAAGAGGCACACGAGCATCACACACCACACGAGGCTCCGCTCACCATGACCCTGCCTCTCATTGTGCTCTGTGTGATCACCGTTGGCGTGGGTGTTTATTCTACGCTGGCAGGCTTCCTGGATTGGGGTGGCAGTTTTGGTTCGTTCGTATCGGCTGCCGGTACCGACTATACCATCCACTTCGACACCCAGATTGCAGCCACCTCAACGGTCATCGCCATCCTGAGCATCTGTCTGGCCACCTATATCTATAAAGGTGAGAGTCAGCCCATTGCCGACCGCCTGTATAAGACGTTCCCCAAGTTGCACCGTGCAGCCTACAAGCGTTTCTATCAGGACGAGATTTGGCAGTATGTCACCCACCGCATCATCTTCCGTTGCGTTTCTACGCCCATTGCCTGGTTCGACCGCCATATTGTTGACGGTACGTTCAACTTCCTGGCTTGGGGTGCCAACGAGGGCGGCGAGAGTCTGCGTGCCTGGCAGAGTGGCGACGTGCGCAAGTATGCCGTTTGGTTCCTCACCGGCACAGTGGCATTAACATTAATCCTATTAGCTCTATAG
- a CDS encoding NADH-quinone oxidoreductase subunit I — MEKEKSYFGEIGHGIKTLATGMKVTLGEYFKDYWTNKSTEQYPENRKTTLHVSKRHRGRLVFKRNEDGAYKCTACTLCEKACPNGTIKITAHMEEDPETGKKKKVLDDYQYDLGDCMFCQLCTNACNFDAIEFTNDFENATFSRDSLVLHLNKEVYGGGSLPNILEGGAEWQVGKFNTKKK; from the coding sequence ATGGAAAAAGAAAAATCATATTTCGGAGAAATAGGGCACGGCATCAAGACGTTGGCCACCGGTATGAAGGTCACCCTGGGTGAGTACTTCAAGGACTACTGGACCAACAAATCTACTGAGCAGTACCCTGAGAACCGCAAGACCACACTCCACGTGTCGAAGCGTCATCGCGGACGTCTGGTCTTCAAGCGTAACGAAGATGGCGCCTACAAGTGCACGGCCTGCACCTTGTGCGAGAAGGCTTGTCCTAACGGCACTATCAAGATTACTGCCCACATGGAGGAAGATCCCGAGACGGGCAAGAAAAAGAAGGTGCTCGACGACTATCAGTACGACCTGGGCGACTGCATGTTCTGTCAGCTCTGCACCAATGCCTGCAACTTCGACGCCATCGAGTTCACCAACGATTTCGAGAACGCCACGTTCAGTCGCGACTCATTGGTACTTCACCTTAATAAAGAGGTATACGGCGGCGGCTCGCTGCCCAACATCCTTGAAGGTGGAGCCGAGTGGCAGGTTGGTAAGTTTAACACTAAAAAGAAGTAA